In Halobaculum sp. XH14, a single genomic region encodes these proteins:
- a CDS encoding DUF58 domain-containing protein codes for MTSTLPEQLDPSGIVPTGRWAGMAALALVPIGLGALLQSPPLVVAGAVGVTFAAYARADSAPEPALEFTRELSTTTPDPGEEVTVTLRVRNAGDGVVPDLRLVDGVPPALAVEESARLGTALRPGKAATLRYTVTAVRGAHEWEPIHVITRNPSGSREHDERATVETTMRCAPELEASASLPLRGLTTQYAGRVATDVGGAGLEFHSTREYRHGDPAKRVNWARYARTGELSTLQFREERAATVVLCIDAREGSYLAPDPEAENAVERGVDAATQACSALLDSGDRVGVAAFAPGECWLPPGSGADHATKARDLLGTHPSLAPTPPTERFLPTTWLRRFRRRLPADAQVIFCSPVADDYAVTVARRLDAYGHAVTVVSPDPTADDTPGRTFARIERGNRLSELRRAGIRVLDWGDESLATELERAAARWSR; via the coding sequence ATGACGTCGACGCTGCCCGAACAGCTCGATCCGAGCGGCATCGTTCCGACGGGGCGCTGGGCCGGGATGGCGGCGCTCGCGCTGGTCCCCATCGGGCTCGGCGCGCTGTTGCAGAGCCCGCCGCTCGTCGTCGCCGGCGCCGTCGGGGTGACCTTCGCCGCCTACGCGCGGGCCGACTCGGCACCCGAGCCGGCGCTCGAGTTCACCCGCGAACTCTCGACGACGACGCCCGACCCGGGCGAGGAGGTGACGGTGACGCTCCGCGTCCGGAACGCGGGCGATGGCGTCGTGCCGGACCTCAGGCTCGTCGACGGCGTCCCGCCGGCGCTCGCGGTCGAGGAGTCCGCACGGCTCGGCACCGCGCTCCGGCCCGGCAAGGCGGCGACGCTCCGATACACGGTGACTGCGGTCAGGGGCGCCCACGAGTGGGAGCCGATCCACGTCATCACGCGCAACCCGAGCGGGTCCCGCGAGCACGACGAGCGCGCGACCGTCGAGACGACGATGCGCTGTGCGCCGGAACTCGAGGCGAGCGCGTCGCTCCCGCTCCGCGGGCTGACGACCCAGTACGCCGGGCGCGTCGCCACCGACGTCGGCGGCGCGGGCCTGGAGTTCCACTCGACCCGGGAGTACCGCCACGGCGACCCGGCAAAACGGGTGAACTGGGCACGCTACGCGCGGACGGGTGAGCTCTCGACGCTCCAGTTCCGCGAGGAGCGCGCGGCGACGGTCGTGCTCTGTATCGACGCCCGCGAGGGCTCGTATCTCGCGCCCGACCCCGAGGCCGAGAACGCCGTCGAGCGCGGCGTCGACGCGGCGACGCAGGCCTGCTCGGCGCTGCTCGACAGCGGCGACCGCGTCGGCGTCGCCGCGTTCGCCCCCGGCGAGTGCTGGCTGCCGCCCGGCAGCGGGGCCGACCACGCCACGAAGGCGCGTGACCTGCTCGGGACGCACCCGTCGCTCGCGCCGACGCCGCCGACCGAGCGCTTCCTCCCGACGACGTGGCTCCGCCGGTTCCGACGGCGCCTCCCCGCCGACGCGCAGGTCATCTTCTGCTCGCCGGTGGCCGACGACTACGCGGTGACGGTCGCGCGCCGCCTCGACGCGTACGGTCACGCGGTGACGGTCGTCAGCCCGGACCCGACCGCCGACGACACGCCGGGGCGCACGTTCGCGCGGATCGAACGGGGGAACCGGCTCTCGGAGCTCCGCCGGGCCGGCATCCGCGTGCTGGACTGGGGCGACGAGTCGCTGGCGACCGAACTCGAACGCGCGGCGGCGCGGTGGTCGCGGTGA
- a CDS encoding DUF7269 family protein, producing MRRSAALGLVAVVFGFTVVLQRGLAAPFGSMSYLFVTGVGAFALVQGLRYASAARDVDDRATETADVEDRYEVPSPGREIDEHLAGADGLSVGSIKRRRELHDRFRRVTRETLRARGDYDEASVAAAVEGGTWTDDPVAAWFLGSDVSPPPSVRIRRVLGSDVEFTFAARRTVEALADARTGSVEPDRREPPEPPESGDVRGLVRAVGRRLRRVVPEGEMGRSNR from the coding sequence ATGAGGCGGAGCGCCGCCCTCGGACTGGTCGCGGTCGTCTTCGGGTTCACGGTCGTCCTCCAGCGCGGGCTCGCGGCCCCGTTCGGCTCCATGAGTTACCTGTTCGTGACGGGCGTGGGGGCGTTCGCGCTCGTGCAGGGGCTCCGCTACGCGAGCGCTGCGCGCGACGTGGACGACCGGGCGACCGAGACCGCCGACGTGGAGGACCGCTACGAGGTCCCGTCCCCGGGGAGGGAGATCGACGAGCACCTCGCCGGCGCGGACGGGCTCTCGGTCGGAAGCATCAAGCGACGCCGCGAACTCCACGACCGGTTCCGGCGGGTCACCCGCGAGACCCTCCGGGCCCGCGGCGACTACGACGAGGCGAGCGTGGCCGCCGCCGTCGAGGGGGGGACCTGGACCGACGACCCGGTCGCGGCGTGGTTCCTCGGCTCGGACGTCTCGCCGCCGCCGTCCGTCCGGATCAGGCGGGTCCTCGGCTCCGACGTCGAGTTCACCTTCGCGGCCAGGCGGACCGTCGAGGCGCTGGCTGACGCACGGACCGGATCGGTCGAACCGGACCGGCGTGAGCCGCCCGAGCCGCCCGAGTCGGGCGACGTCCGCGGGCTGGTCCGCGCCGTCGGCAGGCGGCTACGGCGGGTCGTCCCCGAGGGCGAAATGGGGAGGTCGAACCGATGA
- a CDS encoding DUF4129 domain-containing protein yields MVDRRTAATALLAALAVLALGAAAATLDSATSTSNSGGFGAGSASEEEGFGGRPAGGIDFGGESAGAELGVTVCVEFLTRPLVQLTLLAAVGLFFLAVYRTTGAPGLSALFVAAACFPFGVVYLALVSCTRSPTQLALSATRRTVNASGLGAGGGSSGMNAAGDALSTPTTLVGVLIVLALLGSLALLFVSTGDDEREPAEEEPDLPPADRRAALGALAGEAADRLEADAVLGNEVYRAWSEMTALLDVENPRASTPAEFADAAVDAGMDRADVAELTDVFEAVRYGGADPTAEREERAIAAFRRIEGTYADGTSDPADRAGGATDGAGTTTGTDESGDGSDR; encoded by the coding sequence GTGGTTGACAGACGGACCGCCGCCACGGCCCTCCTCGCGGCCCTCGCCGTCCTCGCGCTCGGGGCGGCGGCCGCGACGCTCGACTCCGCGACGTCGACGAGCAACAGCGGCGGCTTCGGCGCGGGCTCGGCGTCCGAGGAGGAAGGGTTCGGGGGGCGGCCGGCCGGCGGCATCGACTTCGGCGGCGAGTCGGCCGGGGCGGAGCTCGGCGTCACCGTCTGCGTCGAATTTCTCACCCGGCCGCTCGTCCAGCTGACCCTGCTCGCCGCAGTCGGCCTGTTCTTCCTCGCGGTGTACCGCACCACCGGGGCGCCGGGGCTGAGCGCGCTGTTCGTCGCCGCCGCCTGCTTCCCGTTCGGCGTCGTCTATCTCGCGCTCGTTTCCTGTACCCGGTCGCCGACCCAGCTGGCGCTCTCCGCGACGCGAAGAACGGTCAACGCGAGCGGGTTGGGGGCCGGCGGCGGGTCGTCGGGGATGAACGCGGCGGGCGACGCGCTCTCGACGCCGACGACGCTCGTGGGCGTCCTCATCGTGCTCGCGCTGCTGGGGAGCCTCGCGCTGCTGTTCGTCTCGACGGGCGACGACGAGCGCGAACCCGCCGAGGAGGAGCCCGACCTCCCCCCGGCCGACCGGCGGGCGGCACTGGGTGCCCTCGCGGGCGAGGCCGCCGATCGGCTGGAGGCAGATGCCGTGCTCGGCAACGAGGTGTACCGCGCGTGGAGCGAGATGACCGCCCTGCTCGACGTCGAGAACCCGCGGGCGAGCACGCCGGCCGAGTTCGCGGACGCGGCCGTCGATGCGGGGATGGACCGGGCGGACGTGGCGGAGCTGACCGACGTGTTTGAGGCGGTCCGCTACGGCGGGGCGGATCCGACTGCCGAGCGCGAGGAGCGTGCCATCGCGGCCTTCCGACGGATCGAGGGGACGTACGCGGACGGGACCAGTGACCCCGCGGACCGGGCCGGTGGGGCGACCGACGGCGCCGGCACCACAACGGGGACGGACGAGTCCGGCGACGGGTCGGACCGATGA
- a CDS encoding helix-turn-helix transcriptional regulator produces the protein MFSTRPSRETVRAVLVAAVLLVALLAPVAGVSAQEAGQVTIAESGFGQADVFATRGDTQFVWADEVTTVNVTLETTGSEGDGHYEVCVRSEPADDRSASDLDCQEVVLSGNSTQELTFSFDGWPEAFRGEQTVSIVVTADTLTREEAARETHNVSVIEKSADADADGASNQREVGGGTNFTDPDTDEDGLVDGLELDTFGTDPTRADTDGDGLNDGVEVNTHETDPTRADTDGDGLDDAVEVTEFGTDPNRADSDGDGLNDALEVNTHETDPRDPDTDGDGLSDAAEVRQHETNPTAADTDDDGLSDALEVHTYDTDPTTADSDDDGLSDGVEVSEYGTDPTTADTDGDGLTDGVEVNTHETNPNRADTDGDGLSDGLEVNRYDTDPTNADSDGDGVGDGNEVDAPPQLPLLPVLLGVPFLAAVLGGALWATRERWLPHVPGRVRDAAAESRVAGWIAALWPTVRARIDELRTRVGDAIGGGTEGSASDPSGGGDPRDAPPEDGPAEVPLEMLSNEDAVLAVLRRNGGRVRQSALVDETGWSKSKVSRVLSRMDDAGQVTKINVGRGNVITLPGEEPEGADSPFSS, from the coding sequence GTGTTCAGCACTCGACCGAGCCGCGAGACCGTCCGAGCCGTCCTCGTAGCGGCCGTGCTGCTCGTGGCGCTCCTCGCGCCGGTCGCCGGGGTCTCGGCCCAGGAGGCCGGCCAGGTCACCATCGCCGAGAGCGGGTTCGGCCAGGCGGACGTGTTCGCCACGCGGGGGGACACGCAGTTCGTCTGGGCCGACGAGGTGACGACGGTGAACGTGACGCTGGAGACGACCGGGAGCGAGGGCGACGGCCACTACGAGGTCTGTGTCAGGTCGGAGCCGGCCGACGACCGGTCGGCGAGCGACCTCGACTGTCAGGAGGTCGTCCTCTCGGGCAACAGCACGCAGGAACTGACGTTCTCGTTCGACGGCTGGCCCGAGGCGTTCCGGGGCGAACAGACGGTGAGCATCGTCGTCACCGCGGACACGCTCACGCGCGAGGAGGCCGCGCGCGAGACCCACAACGTCTCGGTCATCGAGAAGAGCGCCGACGCCGACGCCGACGGCGCCTCGAACCAGCGGGAGGTCGGCGGCGGGACGAACTTCACCGATCCGGACACGGACGAGGACGGACTCGTCGACGGGCTCGAACTCGACACGTTCGGGACCGACCCGACCCGCGCCGACACGGACGGCGACGGCCTGAACGACGGCGTCGAGGTGAACACCCACGAGACGGACCCGACCCGCGCCGACACGGACGGCGACGGGCTCGACGACGCGGTGGAGGTGACCGAGTTCGGCACGGACCCCAACCGTGCGGACTCGGACGGCGACGGCCTGAACGACGCGCTCGAGGTAAACACCCACGAGACGGACCCCCGCGACCCCGACACGGACGGCGACGGCCTCTCGGACGCCGCGGAGGTGCGCCAGCACGAGACGAACCCGACGGCGGCCGACACCGACGACGACGGCCTCTCGGACGCGCTGGAGGTCCACACGTACGACACGGACCCGACGACCGCCGACTCCGACGACGACGGCCTCTCGGACGGGGTGGAGGTGAGCGAGTACGGGACGGACCCGACGACCGCCGACACGGACGGCGACGGCCTCACGGACGGCGTCGAGGTGAACACCCACGAGACGAACCCCAACCGGGCCGACACCGACGGGGACGGGCTGAGCGACGGACTGGAAGTGAACCGGTACGACACGGACCCGACGAACGCCGACTCGGACGGCGACGGCGTCGGCGACGGGAACGAGGTCGACGCCCCGCCCCAACTCCCCCTGCTTCCCGTGCTGCTGGGCGTCCCGTTCCTCGCGGCCGTCCTGGGTGGCGCGCTCTGGGCGACCCGGGAGCGCTGGCTCCCGCACGTCCCGGGCCGGGTCCGGGACGCGGCCGCCGAGTCGCGGGTCGCCGGCTGGATCGCGGCGCTCTGGCCCACCGTCCGGGCCCGGATCGACGAACTCAGGACGCGAGTCGGCGACGCGATCGGCGGCGGGACGGAGGGGAGCGCGAGCGACCCGTCGGGCGGTGGCGACCCGCGGGACGCGCCTCCCGAGGACGGACCCGCCGAGGTCCCGCTGGAGATGTTGAGCAACGAGGACGCGGTGCTGGCGGTGCTGCGGCGGAACGGCGGGCGCGTCAGGCAGTCGGCGCTCGTGGACGAGACCGGCTGGTCGAAATCGAAGGTGAGCCGGGTGCTCTCGCGCATGGACGACGCCGGGCAGGTGACCAAGATCAACGTCGGTCGCGGCAACGTCATCACGCTGCCCGGCGAGGAGCCGGAGGGCGCCGACTCGCCGTTCTCGTCGTAG
- a CDS encoding DUF7504 family protein produces MSGTSRPSAVRENGSRPPGIADAGNVLVLGDPHGSSAFERHRPELSTDGPLLFVAFTGADVRMLETHGDERRDCYVVDATPQGVALVDETDRVTVESVSSPANLTDVGVAIDKLLDRAGETDGQIDCCVPSLTALLQYVDRQRGYRFCNAMANRLAAADAFAHYHLTPEAHDEMTVDTFASLMDAVVRVDADGATVIKRR; encoded by the coding sequence ATGTCAGGAACGTCGCGCCCGTCGGCGGTACGCGAGAACGGCTCGCGTCCGCCCGGTATCGCGGACGCGGGGAACGTGCTCGTCCTGGGGGACCCGCACGGCTCTTCCGCGTTCGAACGCCATCGACCCGAACTCTCGACGGACGGCCCGCTGCTGTTCGTCGCGTTCACGGGTGCGGACGTGCGGATGCTGGAGACCCACGGGGACGAGCGCCGGGACTGCTACGTCGTGGACGCGACCCCGCAGGGGGTCGCGCTCGTGGACGAGACCGACCGAGTGACCGTCGAGTCGGTCTCCTCGCCCGCGAACCTCACGGACGTGGGGGTCGCCATCGACAAGCTGCTCGACCGTGCGGGGGAGACGGACGGGCAGATCGACTGCTGTGTCCCGTCGCTCACGGCCCTGCTCCAGTACGTCGACAGACAGCGTGGCTACCGGTTCTGCAACGCGATGGCGAACCGCCTCGCGGCCGCGGACGCGTTCGCCCACTACCATCTCACGCCGGAGGCACACGACGAGATGACCGTCGACACCTTCGCGTCGCTGATGGACGCAGTCGTGCGCGTCGACGCCGACGGGGCGACCGTGATCAAGCGTCGCTGA